The genomic region AACGCCGAAGCGCCGTTACTGGATTGGATGAAGAAACATCCGAACAGCGATGATGGCCGTTTCGCGCTGGCATCGCATTACTTGAAAGCCAATCGCAAAAGCGAAGCCTTGAAAGAATTTCATGCGCTGGAGAAAAAGCATCCGGACCATATTGTGCTGCTGAATAATCTGACCTGGATGTACGCCGAGCAGAAAGACAAGGCCAATACCGAAAAATACTTGAACAAACTGGTCGCCACAGGGCCAAAACAAGCCGAGCTGCTTGATACTATCGGTTACGCGTACCTGCAACTGGGCAATGCCAACAAGGCGTTGGAATTCCTGAGCAAAGCCATCGAAGCGGCGCCAGAATTTGGCGAAGCGCGCTATCACGCAGCATTGGCACATAAGGCGCTTGGCAACATCACGGCCGCTAAGAATGTGCTGAAACCCATCATCGATAGTGGCAAGCAGTTCAGTTATCGTGCAGAAGCCGAGCAGATGTACAAATCCTTGTGATTTTGCCGATACGACGGCGCTTGTCTGAGCGCCGTCGACCACAAGAATTTTAACTGAATGTGACTCCACACCAAGGTTTCACAAATGATGGAATGCGGTACAACTAGCTCCTTTCGTAGCGGTTGATACGAAAAGCGCGATGAATCCCGTACTGAATGCGCTATTCAAAGCGAGCATTTACCGGTACGTCTGTATTGCTCTGGACAATTGTATCGATTTGTAGCATGGAATTGTGCTGAATTCGTCGCTCCAAATAATTCCTCTGTCAGTGATTGCTAGGATCCTGTGGTCGTCATCGCTATAATCTTGCGCGACTTCTTTTTCAAGTTGGGTTTCAAGGATTAAAGCTATGTTCAGAGCGTTATTATTTACGGCGTTAATGGCGCTGTCGTCAGCCACATGGGCGCAACCAGGAATCGAAGAGTTCTTCGGTCGTGCCGAATTCAAGGCCATGAAGCTGTCGCCAGATGGCGAGCATGTCGCATTCACTTACGAAGAAAATTCCGAAGTAAAGCTGGGCATATTAAGTCTGAAGAAAAAGAAAATTCTCAGCAGTTTCGGTTTCGGCGAAAACATGCACGTGACCTATTTTGACTGGGGAACGAATGACCGTGTCATCATGGCCGTTACTAAATATACCGGTCTTTGGGACAACATGGGTCGGCCTCAGCATCTTTATGCGGCCAATATTGACGGTACCAAGAGAAAGCAAATTTTTGATATGCAGCAGTCCGTTTACACCGTGCTGCACATGCTTCCGGAAGACGAAGACCACATATTGATTGGCAAGCGGCACTGGGCTGATCCATCGCTTAAGGCTTATCGCCTGAACATCAATAATGGCAAGCTCGACTACCTGGCGGACCAACCGAAAGCGGAGGTGGTCGCCGGGCTATTAGCAGACAATAGCGGGAAAATTCGACTGGCAGTCGAGTACATCGAGGGCGAAACACTTGAAGAAGACCAAATTGCTTTACATCTGAAAACTGATGGTGACTGGAAAAAAGTATCTTTCCCCAGTAAACGAGATAAACCGCGGATACGGCCGGTAGGCTTTTCATCGGATAACAACGTTGCCTATTTTACTTCCAACCATGACTTAAGTGGCGAGGGGCCAGATGCTCTGTTCCAATACAGTTTCTCTACTGACAAAATCAGTAACATTGCTCGCCATGAGTTCACCGATCCGAACCGATTTGATGAAGGTCCGGCTGGTGGCCTGCTTTCCGTTGGCTTTTCTGTTGCAGTGCCTGAATACGTTTACCTTGATGAAAGCAGAAATGAGACGCGACTGCTGAAAGGTCTTCGTCAAGCATTCAAGAATCAGGATGTTTCAATCACTTCTTACTCTGCTGATGGCAAGAAGGCGATCGTTGCGGTAGAGAGCGACACGAACCCTGGAGAATTCTATTTGGCGGATGTAGAAACCGGTGCGGTAAGTTATCTTGCGGAAACTTTGCCAAAACTGCCAAAAAAGAACTTAGTGCCGATGAGACCGATCGAGTTCACCGCTCGCGATGGGCTTAAAATTCGCGGTTACCTGACCATGCCAGAGGGCGTAGAAAAAGCTCCACTAATCGTCAATGTCCATGGTGGACCTTTCGGCGCGATTGACACATGGGGTTACAATCCAGAAGCCCAGTATTTTGCTAGCCATGGATATGCAACATTGCAAATCAACTACCGAGGTTCGGGTGGGTATGGTGAGGCGTTTGAAAAAGCTGGCTTTCGTCAGTGGGGCTGGAAAATGCAGGATGATGTTACCGATGGAACTCTCTGGGCTATCGAGAATGGTATAACTGATCGTGAAACCGTTTGTATTTACGGCGGCAGTTATGGCGGTTATGCCACACTTCGTGGTATTCAGAAGGAACCAGATCTGTACAAATGTGCGGTCGGTTACGTAGGAGTTTATGACATGCCGAAGTTTTTTAAGGGCGATGGCTCCGACGCAAGCCGAGGTGATCGCATGGATGAATGGCTTGCACAGCGAATTGCTGACAACGAAAAAGACATGATCGCGATATCGCCAGCGCACAACGTTGAAAAGATAAAAGCGGACTTATTCATCGCGCATGGCGCGAACGATGTTCGGGTTCCTATGGTGCATTTTGAGTCGCTGAAAAAAGCGTTGGACAGCGCGGGCATGCAGTTTGACTATATGGTCAAGCCTGAAGGTCATGGTTACTACCAAATGGAAAATAAGAAGGAGCTGTACAGCAAGATGCTGAAGTTTTTTAATAAAAATATCGGTCAAAAACCGAACTGAACGTTGAGAAAAAGGGCCAAAAATTGGCCCTTTTTTTGCCAAATACTTTCAGCGTTCGACAATTATCACCGGATCGCCAAAACACTGGTCGGTGCGAATCGAGTAAACATTACGGCCGACTCGCAACCGGGTTGCAGGCAACTGCCGTTGATGGCGTTGTGCGGCATCGTGACGGTTACCAGTTGCGGGTGTAGTCGGTGTTGCCACTTCCGGCGCCGATTCCAGATGTTCGTTGCCGCTGGAGTCGAATGATAAGACAAACGGGAAATCGGCTTGCCAAACGACAGTTTGGTGATGTTTAACGGCATACTCCTCCTGATCGACAACGGCGACTCCGTCCGCGCAGCTGATGGTCAGCGCGTTGGCTATAACAAGAATTATCATTGGTGTGCACCTCTTGCTTTTCTCTGTTATTTGTTGACGATGACTTTTGGATCCAGACGACCGCCATCTGTGTCGATGGAATACTCGTACTCCAAATTCCGATACGGGATTTTCGACGCGTCTAATTCTTTGGCGAACTTGGCGCCATTTTTGTGTTTGCTATCGCTCACTGCGGGAACCAGGCGATCGGTAAACCAGACATTGAAATCCTGATCGCAGGTCCATACCAATGTTCGGTCGCTATTGACTCTCAACGTGCTTTCGCCGCTCGGGATCGAGGGTTGTCCGGTGGCGGTAATGGTGACCGGAATGTAGAAAATATTGCTGCTATCACGCTTGACATCCATTGGGCTGGATGTCGGGCGCTTGGGTTGGGTACGCATAACATGCTCCTTGTTACATGATGAAAGGCTCCGGCAAACAGTTCGCGACCACTTTTGGCGTCCTGCCTTCGCCTACCCGTGAGGATTCTCCTCAACGGCTATGCCGTGGTTCTCTGGCTTCCGTGCCGCAAAAAATTCTCCGAAGTGAACAGCGGATGCTTCTGGTCAGGTATTCCACAAATCAGGAACTTTGTTGGCTGATCAATCGAATGAAACGCTGATCGGAACCAAGATAACGAAAGTCTGGATCAACGCTAACAAGATTACTCGACAGCCCCAGTTCGATTGCTCGTTTCAAATGATTGATGACGCGTTCATTGTCGCGCTTTTCCGTGGCGAGTATCGCCAGGTACAGTTCCAGTTCGGCGTTGTTGGGATACTGAACGGCAAGCCGTTGCATGCGCTCATAAGCATCCGCAATTTCATCGCGATGATGCTGATACATCAACCGCAGCGAACGGGTTTCGATGTCATCGGCCGCACTGGCGAGATAAGCGTCCAGCTTTTCCAGAGCCAGGCCGTAATAATGATTGGCGTCATTCTGTAGTCGTTGCACTCGATAGGTGTCGGCGATATTGCCGTACAGGCGAAAATCGTCCGGTGAATCTTTCAGCGCCAGTTGGTAATGACGTATCGCGTCGCTGTAGCGACCAAGGTAGTAATACAGCGTACCGAGATTGGAATAACCCGATTGACTGGCTTCCAGTTGCACGGCGCGGCTTAACGCATCGGCGGCTTCGCCAAGCTTGCCGGCCATGAATAGCGCCGCACCGAGATCGCTCCAGGCACGGCCACTGTTCGGTGCCAGGTCGACCACTTTCTGGTAATTGCCCGCAGCGTCGGTGTAGCGCCCGGAATTGAACTGAAAACGTGCCAGGGTGCGCAATGGCCGCCAGTAACCGGGTTGCATCGTGATCGCTTTCAACAAGGTGTGCTCAGCTTTCAAGGCATCGCCTCGTTGCATATGGGCATTGGCCAACAGTTCGTAAGCATCGCTGTTGCGCGGATTGATCTGCAGCGCTTTCTCGATTTCGCGAACGGCTTCGTTTTCGCGTCCAACCTGGTTCAGGTAATTGGCATAGACCAGTCGATCGCGCTCGGTGACGAAACCGTAACTGGCGATGCGTTTGCAGCTGTCGTTGGCGCGTTCCTGCGCGCTGGCTTCTTTCAGCATATTGATTCGCAGCAGCAGCAGGTGACAGTGAGTGACAACCAGAAACTGATTGTCAGGCTGTTCGGTAAGCGCCGGCGTCAGCACACGATCGAAACGTTCCAGCGTTTCCCGGTTTGGCACATCGGTCAACGCGTAGTTGGCATCCAACAATTGCCGAAATAACGGTGCCGGCATCGGTCGATAATGCTGAATGCTTGGCGCCGGAATATCGAACTGCAATGCCAGCTGTGCCGACAACGTTTGCTGGGCGCGATTGAACAGTTCCTGCAGCGTCGTGCCGCTGACGCTGAACGCACGCGCACGGCTTTCCGGGTCGGCCGATTGCAATTCAAATTGCAACGAAAGTATTTCACCCTGTCGCTCGATGTGGGTGCGCAGCATCGCGGTACCAGCGGTCGGAATTTCGCTGTCGGCGACATACACCGACGGCAAGCTCTGGAACACATCATTGAGCTGGGCGCGCAGGCCATGATGCTGCGCTTCACTGAGGCTCAACGTTGGGTCATCAAAGCGCGCAATGCTGACGTAATGTCCGGTCAATGCCGGCGGCCCGAGTTCCGGTAACGCAATGGGTGCCGCGTCTTGTTGCAGCCACCAACTGAGTGGAACCGCGAGCACGGCAACGAGCAATGCGGCGACAAACAAAGCAGGCCACAGCCGCCGATCGGAGCGGGCCATCGTAGTTTCGCCTTGCCATTGCAGCCGATACATGCGCACCGGATGCGCCAGCGCACTGACCGACAAGGGCCCCAAAAATTCACCGCCCATTTCCGGGTGTTGCAGTAATTCGTCGTGTACCTGTTCAGTGCCGTGAATCTGTTGCGCCGGTGCGGAACGCGCCAAAGCCTCGGCGACATGCACCGCTTCACCGTCGATTTGATCTTTGTGTTGTTTGACGCTGCCGACGGCGACACCAATGGCCACCGGCAGCTGTTGCTTTAGCGCAAAATCGCGCAGACTTTGCGCCGCCTGAATGGCGTTATGAGTGTTGTTGAAAACCAGTTGGCCGTCGTTACCCTGCCAGCGGCGCCAGAGGCTAGGCAGCATCATCAGCCGGCGTTCCAGCGCCGCCCGTGGTTTGCTGTGACGATTGCCGACGTCATCTTGCATTGGCGGTATATGCAGCCAGACCACGGCGGCGAGCCATTCCATCGCGCTGCTGCTGTCGCCGGTGCGTACCATGCCACTGGGGCCAACGTCGAACAGCCAGGCGATGACCAGCACCAACGGCAAGCCAAGCATCAACAACACCAGCACCAGACGCACGGTCCAGTCGGGCAAGGTCAGGGCATCGGTAATGATTTCGGTGACTTGCAGCAATAGCCACGCTGCCGCGAAATAGGCCAGCGCGGTTTGAATTACCTTGCGTCGTTTGAGCTCAAAATACCATTGGTACAAAGGGTTGCTCATGGCTCTCCTGATCCAGACTGCGGATTCGGTTCGCCACTGCGCGCGGAGTGTGTCAGTAACTTGCGTCGACGACGTGTAGGTATATAGCAGTTGCAAAGTGATCTTGCCATTCAGTCGATGTTGCTGAACAGCAAAGTGCGGCATGGCTAGCGTCAGAATATGCGGTATCTTTTTGCGACGAAGCCTGTTCAACGAAGACCAGATAAGACATCAAAATATGGTTGCTGCACTGCAGTTCACCACACACGCTTGACGAATGAATCCGAAGGGTCTCAATGTGCTGTAAATCAGCGAATGGCTGGAGTCCAAATGGTTTGCGCCGCTGATCGCTAATCAAGACGTTCGTCAAGGATCGATGCGGTCGGTTAGCTATCGATGCCGGTGCCGAATTGCGTATCGGCGATCACGGTGCTGAGCAAGCGAGTCCGCCGCGACTGTTCTACGCTTTATCGATACGCCATGCATTGTGGCATCGCCAGATTTGTTCAGCGACAGCCGGGGGATCAGCCATGCGAGCCCTGTCCGTAACCACCCGCGAACCCGATGCCTATCGGGCCGGTGCCGAACTTGGTGCCGGTTTGCGCGACTTCCAGCCGGAACAAGTGTTGTTGTTCAGCACCATCCAGTACAACGGTTCACCAGAATTGCTGCACGGCTTTTTCGATAGTTTGGGCGATGAAGTTCCGTTGCTGGGTGGCACCGGCGATGGCTTCTATGCCTCGACCGGTGCTGCGGACTGGGGCGCCGTGGCTATCGGCCTGCACAGCGAAGGCAAGCTGCGCTGGCAGGTGAGCAAAGCGACCGGTTTGGCCGCTGAACCGGAAGGCTGTACCCGTTCTGCCTTGCAACAAGCAGCAGCAGGCTTGTTGCCAACGCTTTTTCTGCTGTTTTGCGATTTCCGCAGTGATGCCACGCGGATCGAGCGCGTGATCGAACGCGAGATCAAGGTGCCGGTAGTCGGTGGCTTGGCCGGTGATGACAATCGCATTGAGCGCTGCTTTCAGTTCTGCGGTCGCGAAGTGCTGACCGACAGTGCCGTGGCGCTCGCGATTGACGGACCACTCAAGTACGAAATTCGCATCGGCAATTCGATACCAGCCATTGGCGATACCGGCCAAGTCGATGTCGCCAGCGACACGGAAATCCAGCGCATTAATGGTTTGTCGGCTTCTGATTTCATCGAGCAGCAAACTGGCAAGCCAAT from Permianibacter aggregans harbors:
- a CDS encoding alpha/beta hydrolase family protein, with translation MFRALLFTALMALSSATWAQPGIEEFFGRAEFKAMKLSPDGEHVAFTYEENSEVKLGILSLKKKKILSSFGFGENMHVTYFDWGTNDRVIMAVTKYTGLWDNMGRPQHLYAANIDGTKRKQIFDMQQSVYTVLHMLPEDEDHILIGKRHWADPSLKAYRLNINNGKLDYLADQPKAEVVAGLLADNSGKIRLAVEYIEGETLEEDQIALHLKTDGDWKKVSFPSKRDKPRIRPVGFSSDNNVAYFTSNHDLSGEGPDALFQYSFSTDKISNIARHEFTDPNRFDEGPAGGLLSVGFSVAVPEYVYLDESRNETRLLKGLRQAFKNQDVSITSYSADGKKAIVAVESDTNPGEFYLADVETGAVSYLAETLPKLPKKNLVPMRPIEFTARDGLKIRGYLTMPEGVEKAPLIVNVHGGPFGAIDTWGYNPEAQYFASHGYATLQINYRGSGGYGEAFEKAGFRQWGWKMQDDVTDGTLWAIENGITDRETVCIYGGSYGGYATLRGIQKEPDLYKCAVGYVGVYDMPKFFKGDGSDASRGDRMDEWLAQRIADNEKDMIAISPAHNVEKIKADLFIAHGANDVRVPMVHFESLKKALDSAGMQFDYMVKPEGHGYYQMENKKELYSKMLKFFNKNIGQKPN
- a CDS encoding tetratricopeptide repeat protein — translated: MSNPLYQWYFELKRRKVIQTALAYFAAAWLLLQVTEIITDALTLPDWTVRLVLVLLMLGLPLVLVIAWLFDVGPSGMVRTGDSSSAMEWLAAVVWLHIPPMQDDVGNRHSKPRAALERRLMMLPSLWRRWQGNDGQLVFNNTHNAIQAAQSLRDFALKQQLPVAIGVAVGSVKQHKDQIDGEAVHVAEALARSAPAQQIHGTEQVHDELLQHPEMGGEFLGPLSVSALAHPVRMYRLQWQGETTMARSDRRLWPALFVAALLVAVLAVPLSWWLQQDAAPIALPELGPPALTGHYVSIARFDDPTLSLSEAQHHGLRAQLNDVFQSLPSVYVADSEIPTAGTAMLRTHIERQGEILSLQFELQSADPESRARAFSVSGTTLQELFNRAQQTLSAQLALQFDIPAPSIQHYRPMPAPLFRQLLDANYALTDVPNRETLERFDRVLTPALTEQPDNQFLVVTHCHLLLLRINMLKEASAQERANDSCKRIASYGFVTERDRLVYANYLNQVGRENEAVREIEKALQINPRNSDAYELLANAHMQRGDALKAEHTLLKAITMQPGYWRPLRTLARFQFNSGRYTDAAGNYQKVVDLAPNSGRAWSDLGAALFMAGKLGEAADALSRAVQLEASQSGYSNLGTLYYYLGRYSDAIRHYQLALKDSPDDFRLYGNIADTYRVQRLQNDANHYYGLALEKLDAYLASAADDIETRSLRLMYQHHRDEIADAYERMQRLAVQYPNNAELELYLAILATEKRDNERVINHLKRAIELGLSSNLVSVDPDFRYLGSDQRFIRLISQQSS
- a CDS encoding FIST signal transduction protein, giving the protein MRALSVTTREPDAYRAGAELGAGLRDFQPEQVLLFSTIQYNGSPELLHGFFDSLGDEVPLLGGTGDGFYASTGAADWGAVAIGLHSEGKLRWQVSKATGLAAEPEGCTRSALQQAAAGLLPTLFLLFCDFRSDATRIERVIEREIKVPVVGGLAGDDNRIERCFQFCGREVLTDSAVALAIDGPLKYEIRIGNSIPAIGDTGQVDVASDTEIQRINGLSASDFIEQQTGKPILHSDRGVTTFTVIDADNPSVRRLRSIVQDRCERDGALRLYGGIEAGKRIQVCLARPSELVAEVQSLADELVDSGFTPAAAVIVSCAGRKWLLGADVEQEVQLLKARIDPNLPLAGFPSFGEIGPLKLDTGYSANLFHNMTYVLLMLGK